ACCATATCACAAACCACACCCCAGTAGTAGGCATTTTGGCTCAGACTCCTAACCTTCCGGGTTGAGACTTTTACCAGATAAATGCCATCCTTCAATTCAGCGAACTGCTTTCTGATTTCCTCCCGGTTCTTAATCCGGCCGTTTTCGATATGGCAGATTCGCTGGGACATTAGATGGCTGTCTTATTAAATGGAATAGAAAGCCCGGCCGAAGCGGCAACCACATTCTTGCCCGTCAAATCCCTGATCTCACGGACGAACCTGCGTTCATCACTGTTCGAGTCACTCAGGTGAATAAGCACAATGTTATTCACAGTAGACAGGTCATTTGCAGCCAGCAACCCCTTGCATGTTTCCAGATTCATGTGTGATTGCACAATCCGGTCCCGTAGAAAGCCAGGGGTTCCATTCCCTTCCATTATTAACTCATCATGGTTACACTCCACAATGATGTTGTTAATGCCTGGGAAAACGTAATCACAGTAATAAGTATCTGTCAGGAAGAGAGTAAGGCCGCATTCTGGATGGTGGATCAGAAACCCAAAGCAGGGAACATCATGGTTTACCGAAAACGGTCTCACCTTGAATTCACCAATCTGGTAGGAAAGACCCGCTCTTATAACCATTGCGTTATGATGCCTATCCACGTCACAGGCCTTGAAGGTATCCACCCCACCGTACACAGGAACTCCTGCATTCAGC
This DNA window, taken from Chitinophaga niabensis, encodes the following:
- a CDS encoding MBL fold metallo-hydrolase; its protein translation is MELRVIGSNSAGNAYLLKGETETLLIECGVQFRKIKEALQFNLQGVSCIVTHCHGDHAKAIKDVLNAGVPVYGGVDTFKACDVDRHHNAMVIRAGLSYQIGEFKVRPFSVNHDVPCFGFLIHHPECGLTLFLTDTYYCDYVFPGINNIIVECNHDELIMEGNGTPGFLRDRIVQSHMNLETCKGLLAANDLSTVNNIVLIHLSDSNSDERRFVREIRDLTGKNVVAASAGLSIPFNKTAI